A window of Alkalibaculum bacchi genomic DNA:
CCCTTTCGGCATATTTTTCAGGTTTATATTCAAAAGTTTCAAGCAGTTTTATAGCTTTCTTTTCGTTAATGCAATAAGCAATATTGCATGCAAATAGTACTTGATTTAAGCATGAAATAATACGAAAAACATGGCCTGCAATATAATATTTATCCTCTGCTCCCACATTTGCTTTTACAAACATTAAAGAGAATTCAGCTTCAAATATAAAAAAGTTTATCAAGCTCTTCTTTAGAGCAGCAGGGTAAATTTCTGCATGCTTTTTTAATTCGCATAAGCTTTCGTTCTTAGCATATAGTATTTTGCTAATCGCTAATTCTCCACGATACATAGCACTTATATAACCATGGGGATGCCCGGTCTGATAATTGGCAGTAACAATTCCTTGCTCCGTATCTTTGATTATTTGTTCTACCCGTTTTATATCACGTAAAATCAAGTCAACATGATACCCGTTTATAACTAACCATCCGCCCCCATTAATCCAATCACCCCATGCTCCGAGAGGTACAACAAGATTATTTCTATTCTCATCATCCAATTCTGTAGCAATTTGATTAATCGCTGCCAGGTTAAATGATTCCGCATTGTAATAAATTCCAATATCTATATCAGAATCTTCTGTATGGGTGCCTCTTGCACGTGAACCCCCTAATACAATACCTTCTACGCAAGGCAAAGAAGATAATTTCTCTGTTACTATTTGAATGACATTGTCTACCATACGAATACACTCCTTTTATCAATTAACTTTTTATAACTCTTCTGCTTTGATGAATATTTTTTCAACAACTTTTATATCATCCACGCTTAATTTAAAGCATTAATTTGCCATTTACGTTCTCTGGTTACTGCCTCCATATCTTTTTAGCCTAATGGAGTCTTATTGTCTATATTTGAGTTATATGTTTTATCCAATACTTCGACGCCTGAATCCAACAAAGCCTAACCATGTAAGTCCCATAGCAATAATTACTAACACAATCAGCGGCACGATAGAAAGCTCATGGATTGGA
This region includes:
- a CDS encoding nucleotidyltransferase domain-containing protein, which produces MVDNVIQIVTEKLSSLPCVEGIVLGGSRARGTHTEDSDIDIGIYYNAESFNLAAINQIATELDDENRNNLVVPLGAWGDWINGGGWLVINGYHVDLILRDIKRVEQIIKDTEQGIVTANYQTGHPHGYISAMYRGELAISKILYAKNESLCELKKHAEIYPAALKKSLINFFIFEAEFSLMFVKANVGAEDKYYIAGHVFRIISCLNQVLFACNIAYCINEKKAIKLLETFEYKPEKYAERVNHIFEVLGLSLFECYDMTEKLYKEVKKIATEINNFLNEGNSDERKQI